The genomic DNA GTGGACCCCTTCCCACAAGAAATAATCAAAACAACTTCAGATAAGACTGAAAATGGTCCACAAAATTAGGGAATTTGCGGTAATACACAGAAGTAGAAGTGATGGGACAAAAACATGAATGCTAATTGTGAGCGCAGGTCAGCCCAAGTCCAGTACGGTACAAGTGGCCTAAAGTGAGAAATGcgtaaaaacacattttgagtGGTTGTAAAATGTCTCTCAGAGGTACACCTCAAGGATGTTGAGAATCATGTGACGACACAACGGGCAATGTTGGTAGATGGTCTGCTGCAGCAGCATGATGTCGGCGCAGTGACGACACAAGCACAGGTGTCTGCACGGCAGCAGCACCACCGTCTTGGTCTGGTCTTGACAGATGACGCATTTCTTCTGGTCTTCCTGCTCGTTAAGAAGCGTCAGCAGATTCTCCGACGAAGAGTGACGGAAATGTTTGTTCGCTTTTAAAGGTCTTTCCGTGCTGGACGTCGTTGGGGCGAGCTGTTCCCGGTGGGGATGGTCCTCCGCTCTTCCGTCAGGTGGATCCCGCCTGATCCCCTCGCCGGGATCGCCGTCGCCTCGCACTCTATCCGTGTTGTTGTTGTCCCTGTGCAGCTGAATCCTCAGCGCTGTGCCCAGCTGGCTGCTGTGACGAGACAGCTGCTGCCAGATTCTTCTCTCCAGCAGGTGGAGGCAACACAACATCCCGCGCAGGTGTCGCCAGCCGGCACATAACGAACGAGATGTCTTCTGCCACGTAAAAACAAACACTGCGTGGAGTCTGTGAACAGCCGAGAAAGCGTTGACGTAAGCCACAAGTCGCCCTAAGGCCTGCCTGGTGAGTTCTGGGTTAAGGTAGGCGGTGGTTGTCAGAGCAATGCTGATTGCAAGCAAAAGGCCATAGATGTTCAGTATGAAGATGCTGATGAAAATGTGCACCAGCGACACTAGGAAGTCCAACAGTAGCTTGCATGGCGACCACAGGAATGCCGACGTGCCCACCAAGCTGCTGTGTAGGAAAGTGATGGTGGTCGGCGCGAGCTCCAGTGCCATCTGCAGTGGGCTGGACACCGTCTGCAACACGCAGATCACAACCGAGTAGAGGTTGAGGGTGGCAATGAAAGCATAGTTGACTGCAGTGTTGATCAGGTAGACCAGGAGGCTGAGCGCGATGCCGCAAGCCTCCTGCAGCGACAAAAGCCCTCGACACAGGTGCGCCTTGCCACGGAGCAGCACATGCATGAGAAGGTAGCCCACCATCTTCAGGCTCTCCAGAAGCCCCTCCAGGGAGAGCATCAGGCTGGCCAGCATGGTCACTGTGCTGTGGGCTAGGTGGGACGTCGCCTCTGCTGCGGACAGGAAGCCGAAGAGAGCCATGTTTCCGAGGTCCAGCAGTGAATTGGCAAAAAGCGAAGGCAGGATGGTTATAAATTTGAACACAGTCAGAAATGTCCGGACTACAGTGTGAACGAGGAGGAAATTGACGTCCAACATTAAGCAGGCAGCCTCCAAGCATTTTCCTACAGTGGAAATAAGAGCAGCTAACAGCCCCATGGCAATGTGCACTCAACGTGTCCTCACGGCAAAGTCCATGCTCGGTTACATTCCTTCACACCAGCGCCGACTCATTTCCTTGTGTTATCCTTTCAAATGGAAGATGCATATTTtattttggccatttttccatCAGGAGGTTGAAAGTAGGAGCTAACAAGCCTCACGCACACTGAACCGGATGTTTGCTTTCAAACACGAAACAGACTTCCGTTGCATGTACGTGCTTCGTCTTTAGTCTTCGCTCACATTTGTGCTCATAATCCTCAATT from Entelurus aequoreus isolate RoL-2023_Sb linkage group LG10, RoL_Eaeq_v1.1, whole genome shotgun sequence includes the following:
- the rnf26 gene encoding E3 ubiquitin-protein ligase RNF26, with protein sequence MGLLAALISTVGKCLEAACLMLDVNFLLVHTVVRTFLTVFKFITILPSLFANSLLDLGNMALFGFLSAAEATSHLAHSTVTMLASLMLSLEGLLESLKMVGYLLMHVLLRGKAHLCRGLLSLQEACGIALSLLVYLINTAVNYAFIATLNLYSVVICVLQTVSSPLQMALELAPTTITFLHSSLVGTSAFLWSPCKLLLDFLVSLVHIFISIFILNIYGLLLAISIALTTTAYLNPELTRQALGRLVAYVNAFSAVHRLHAVFVFTWQKTSRSLCAGWRHLRGMLCCLHLLERRIWQQLSRHSSQLGTALRIQLHRDNNNTDRVRGDGDPGEGIRRDPPDGRAEDHPHREQLAPTTSSTERPLKANKHFRHSSSENLLTLLNEQEDQKKCVICQDQTKTVVLLPCRHLCLCRHCADIMLLQQTIYQHCPLCRHMILNILEVYL